GACATCTCCAAACAAGGGCATCACAGATTATAGGttggtttaaagattctttgatttgcaatcggttaaagaaatgaagctttgtctaaaggcttggaatattttaagttaagatgagggagtctattaatcagagacaagcaaCCAGAcctatacccagactcaagtgatctgtcaAGAAAAGTAATGACCTGCAGGTGTCATTTAAcctttgtcttgcatggccttaggcccATTTAATGATTTATTAGCTTATTATTACAAAGAGTAACTCCACCCAGAGGGGGCACAACTAGGTGTGTCTGagctcccttctcctcatggcaggcaactcagctttaaggtttttctggggccctcttggccaagaaggggttcactcagtcagctggggggcttaagattttattttagtccaTAATAAATTGTGCCAGAATCCTAATTGGCTAATTTACATATCTTAGCCAGATGGTAGAAGGGCTCAGCCTGCAAGGGTCCCTAAAAGGCAACAGACCGCATTTCCCTTACTGTGGCCCTTTCCCAGAGGGTCATTCTCATTCCTCTGATACTGCTCCTGTAAGCCATTGGCTGTCTTGGAGTATAAGCCACAGAATAGCCTTTGAATAGGACAAAGCCCTGGTCTTCCCGTGATAGACTCTGAATTAAACTCTCGGATTGGGCACCTCTTTATAGCCTACCCCGACAGCCCGAGCTTCCCAGAGCCCGCAGCGACTGGGCAGCCAAGAGGCTGAGCGATGccaggagagaaggagaagggagaagagctTTGCTGTTTTAGGATCTGGCTTTTCTCCCAAGCGCCCTGCCAAAGCTCTGTCACCTAGCAGAGCTCTGGatggggcggggcaggggaagCAGCGGAGCCTGACCCCTGCCTTTGGTTTCTAGGCGCCCAGACCTGGCTGCCAGAACCCTCGGGCCTGGAGGCGACAGCGGAAcgaactcaaactcctggcagcCCAAGGGGCCTCGGGACAGCGCTCCGCCTGGAGGGGGCGGGTCTCGCGGGGAGGGACTTGCACAGGGAAGACCCCAAGCCAGCCCCGCCTTTGGCAGCCCTGAATCGCTCATAAAGTCGCAGCCCAGCCCCACTGAGGCCAGTCCACCGAGTCCACTGCAGCCTGCGCCATGCCGATGACACTGGGTTACTGGGACATCCGCGGGGTGAGGAGGGGCCGCCCGGGCGGTGGGGCCGCGGGCAGGGCCGGGGAAGGGCTGAGCAGCGGGGCGCGGGGCTGGGCGTGGTCGCTCCTGCTGGAGCCGCTGCCTGTCCCTCTCACGAGGGCCTGCGCGTGCCCGTGGGGACAGGGGCGTGTCGGTGTCGGGTGGGGGCTCACGTGGGGCGGATAAAGTCAGGAATCGGGGTCCCTCCACCTCTGACCTGGGCCCTCCCTCCCAGCTGGCTCACGCAATCCGCCTGCTCCTGGAATACACGGACTCCAGCTATGAGGAAAAGATGTACACGATGGGGGACGGTAATGGCACCCTCTTGTCCCGACCTCTGCCCAACCAGGCAGCCCATGCCGTGGCCACTTGTGGCTCCCTGTGCAGCCTCCACCTGCCGGAGCTGCAGCCTGGCCGTCCCTGAAGCCCTTTGAGGGGGCAGTGAGGCTTCCCAGGCAGGACGCTGGGAGGGATTGCTGGGCCTGGTGTAGGCAGTTGGCTGGGTCCCCGCTTGGGGTTTGCCTAAACCTTTGCAAGCCTTAGTGGGACAGAGTCCAGAGCCCTTGCAAGCATtcttcacccccccccccaaccttGGAATTGGAGACTGAAGGGCTCAGGTTCTAGACTCCCCTGCCTCAGGGgttgaagagcagaaataatttgcagcccctacaagtgtgttgtgctatttcaagtgtgttatgctatttcattgaactaagtgtgttgaaaagtaaaataatttgcttatagctaacggccaaattccgcttctgtgaacggtgcttgcttactcaaatgcttggtaaacaaggcccaggccctgggggggtgacTAGAAgcggtgcttgcttactcaaatgcttggtaaacaagacccaggccctggggggggtgactacaaacaacttactgataaaggggccgaggcatgatcagctcgtaaacagcctaacagccaggACAACGTTCCTAATCGCACGTAGACGGCTTgtgcagggggtgtgtgtgtgggtttgggcaatcaatattggacaatcttttgtaacaagctatagcaaaagtataaaagggcatatgtcccattgagcggggtcctagttcgtaaagagaccactgcgttggtgctctgggacttggaccctggctcgagccagccaataaactcctttgccttttgcagccttggactctgccattctgttcctggggcggaACGAGGAACCGGTTCTAACAGGGTGTTGCCTCTGACTGCTTGGGAGGGTCCCCCGGGAAGGAGGGCTGCACCCTGGGGAGGTTTGTTTTCACTCGTCTTCTCCACCACAGCTCCTGACTATGACAGAAGCCAGTggctgaatgagaaattcaagcTGGGCCTGGACTTTCCCAACGTAGGTGCAGAGGAAGGGGTGGTTTGGGGAAAGGGAAGGTGTCTCTGTGTCCATGCCCTTTCCCAGCTCAGAGGTTTTGGGATCAGGTGCCTTTTTCTCCATTGCTCTCATGCCCGGCTCTCCACGCTGCCTTTCCATGGTGTTCTGTGTCCCAGCTCACTCACCCATCTGACAGTATTCTTACCTAGGGCCGCGGGCAGGCACAGTGAGTGCCAGCTCTCATGTCTGCCCTTGCCCAAGAGAAGGGGATGCTGGGGAGCCTGGTGGCCCAGCTGACCTCCCCGGTTGCCCATGCAGCTGCCCTACTTAATCGATGGGGCTCACAAGATCACCCAGAGCAACGCCATCCTGCGCTACATTGCCCGCAAGCACAACTTGTGTGAGTGGGGCCGGCTGCAGGGTGTGGGGGGCAGTGGCCACTCCGCTGGGCTTGTCTTGGGTGGGATGCTGAGGGTGAGTCTCTGTTGTGTGGGTGTCAGGTGGGGAGACCGAAGAGGAGAAGATTCGTGTGGACATTTTGGAGAACCAGGCTATGGATACCCGCATGCAGCTGGCCACGGTCTGCTACAACCCTGACTTTGtgagtcccctcctccccctggtTCCAGGCAGCCAGGACTCTTGCATTCCCATCTATACCGGACCTGTTTTCCATTTGAACTCCTTAGTACTACTCATCCTCCAGGCTATTTCCTATTCTGCTGCTAGAGTGACCATGAAGCCCCCAAATCATGTCAAATAAAACCACTAATTCAATTCCCACCAATCATAGCATAGAGTCCATACTCCCCAGGTTGGAAATTCAGTTCTGGACAGTAATGTTTACTTCCAGAATCCCTTCCAtctctgacctctgacctctgctGTGGGCCATCTCTCCTGGGTGGTTCACCCCATCTGCCTGCTTCTGAATCACAGACTCAAACTATGAGGAAAACAAGTACAAGATGGGACAATGTAGTGGCACCCTCGTATTTGGACTTCAGCTCTACTGTTTTCCAAGTGCTGTCTTGACAGTCTCAGGGATCCCTGTGTTTTCCTATTAGAAAGGTCAGGGTCACCAGAGAGAACTTGTgcatctttctccttcttttcaaTCTGAAACTCTCCTCATTTTTTGAAAACTACTCAAACATCCATTGCATTCTTCTGCCACCCCAGTAGGTAGAACTTTCAACTTCTTTCCCTGAGCTCTTTTCATTCTTTACTGTTGTCATTCTGCCTGACATCTCAGTGCAGAGCCTGCCGGGTGCTCAGGGTGCTCCTGGGTCTGACCCACAGGAGACCTGTCTGGGAATCAGTGGTGACAGACTCAGGGACAGTCTTAATCCTCTCTGCCTTCCCATCACCTCAGATAGGGTCTGGTAGTCAGTAGGAGCCTAATCAATGCTGATGTATTAATGGAGGGCTGGGCACTGACCCAGTTCCAGTTGTGGGGAAGATGGCTGCTCACCTGAGGCCAGGGGGCCATGcacagccctggggaggcctgCCTCTGTGCCTGGGACGCTGGTGTCTGAGGGTGGTGACAGCTGTTCTCTGTCTCaggagaaactgaagcccaagTACTTGGAGGACCTCCCCGAAGTGCTGAAGCTGTACTCACAGTTCCTGGGGACACGGCCTTGGTTTGCAGGGGACAAGGTATAGGGGCAGGTGATGGGGAATGAGAGTTGTCATATTTCCTGTGTCCCAGAGCTTCCAGCCCACTCACCCTTGGCCTTCTGCAGATCACCTTTGTGGATTTCCTCGCTTACGATGTCCTTGAGAGGAACCAAATGTTTGAGCCCAAGTGCCTGGACGCGTTCCCCAACCTGAAGGACTTCATGGCCCTTTTTCAGGTGATGCCTCCATCTTCCGCCTCTTTCACTTCTCTTGTTTTCCTCCCTCATCATGCTTTCCTCATTCTTGTGCTAAAACAGAGAATAACTAGCAGTTATTGATCACTGGCCTTATGCCAGGATGTGTGGCCATGCATGTTATATGCAGTATCTTATATCTCTTTAGtcaaatttaaactttataaCATTTGCAGAAGGTCGATAGAattatcactcccattttacagataaggaaactgagaatgAGAGAGTAAGTCATTTCCTCAAGGTCCCAGAGCCCGTTAAGGTGTGCGGGACTCCCTGTCAGCCTCAGGCTTCCAGGGGCAGCAGTCAGGGATCCCCCTGTTTTGTACCTAAAGGAAAAGCCTCAGGCCCTGTCCACCCCGGGTTTCACGGCCCAGGACACTGTGAGCGGCAGGACATTTCAGTAGTGTGTATGAAGCTGGCATTTGTAGACAAGGTCGATTGAGGTCCCGTACCAAAGACACACACAGTATTTACACCCAGTCTCTCCAGTGCTTTGCAGCAATTGAATATCTATCGTGGGAACTACTGAGGTCCCAGGGCTGTGGTTGGAGCTGGATTTGAGTGCACCTGTGGGTGCCCATCCTGCAGGAGTTTATCTTGAAGGGTGACGCGGTGCAgcactttcttttcctcccttccaccctctcACTCTTCCTTCCAGTTTCCCAGGTGTTCTAGCTGGGAGATGGGCTAGAACACTTATTTTAACTCATATTCACTGACACTCTTCTCTGAGACACTGTGTCGGTCACACAGGTAGATGCAGTAATAATCGCACCACCAGGAGCTGAGAACTACAGGCACACCTGCAGTTAGAGAGTTGCAGGCACCTCTGTGGTGCATGCTAGAACCTGGGTACTGGGAGCAGAGCCGGTACCTCACCTCATGCCTAATCATCTGTCACCCACACTCAAATTATTTGAGAGCAACAAATCATACTTTAGTACAAATTTGGGAATTTGAGGCCTTAGTCCCTCAGGTTACTATTCATCCAGGAATctgttttcctttcccctctgctCAAGAGACCTGCTGACTGAGCTGG
Above is a window of Lemur catta isolate mLemCat1 chromosome 3, mLemCat1.pri, whole genome shotgun sequence DNA encoding:
- the LOC123635007 gene encoding glutathione S-transferase Mu 2; translation: MPMTLGYWDIRGLAHAIRLLLEYTDSSYEEKMYTMGDAPDYDRSQWLNEKFKLGLDFPNLPYLIDGAHKITQSNAILRYIARKHNLCGETEEEKIRVDILENQAMDTRMQLATVCYNPDFEKLKPKYLEDLPEVLKLYSQFLGTRPWFAGDKITFVDFLAYDVLERNQMFEPKCLDAFPNLKDFMALFQDLKEISAYMKSGRFLPTPVYTKVAFWGNK